Proteins encoded in a region of the Vibrio ponticus genome:
- a CDS encoding zinc ribbon domain-containing protein, whose translation MSDNVCPQCQQELDWQGHYHCNNCAESFLKVGYCPDCQAQLEKLQACGAANYFCNSCNELKSKSRVRFEFEKKVD comes from the coding sequence ATGAGTGATAATGTGTGCCCACAATGCCAGCAAGAACTTGATTGGCAAGGTCACTACCACTGTAACAACTGCGCAGAGTCATTTTTAAAGGTTGGTTATTGCCCAGATTGTCAGGCACAACTGGAAAAGTTGCAGGCATGTGGAGCCGCGAACTATTTTTGCAATAGCTGCAATGAGTTGAAATCGAAGTCGCGAGTACGGTTCGAGTTTGAGAAAAAAGTAGATTAA
- the xseA gene encoding exodeoxyribonuclease VII large subunit, producing the protein MSSLTNQNIFTVSRLNAEVRLLLENEMGIVWLVGEISNFSAPVSGHWYFTLKDARAQVKCAMFRGNNRHVSFKPTNGNQVLVKARLSLYEPRGDYQLIIESMQPEGDGRLQQQFEELKMKLAAEGLFAQTSKQPLPEHPKCVGIVTSKTGAALFDILDVLKRRDPSLPVIIYPTMVQGEEAAIQIAQAIGCANSRNECDVLIVGRGGGSLEDLWCFNNEILARTIAASQIPIISAVGHEVDVTIADFVADMRAPTPSAAAELVSRDNSHKAQGLATREQKLFTAMRYYFAEQKQSLRQLEHRLDRQHPNQQLQRQSQQLDDLDARLQRAMQRFIAQHQQKIERQLHRIQLHSPTKRLSAQQATLARLEQKLFDAMDRKLLKSRHQLALAAEKLDTVSPLATLKRGYSITQTEQGDVVHSAQDVKTGDTLITRLADGELRSTVN; encoded by the coding sequence GTGTCATCTCTGACCAATCAAAATATCTTTACCGTATCGAGACTTAATGCAGAAGTACGCCTTTTGCTTGAGAATGAAATGGGGATCGTTTGGTTAGTTGGTGAGATATCTAACTTCTCTGCACCAGTCTCCGGTCACTGGTACTTCACTCTTAAAGATGCTCGTGCTCAAGTCAAATGTGCCATGTTCCGTGGTAACAATCGTCACGTCTCTTTTAAGCCGACTAACGGTAATCAAGTGCTAGTTAAAGCTCGCTTGTCGCTCTATGAGCCACGCGGCGACTACCAGTTGATCATCGAAAGTATGCAGCCAGAAGGTGACGGTCGCTTGCAGCAGCAATTCGAAGAGCTGAAGATGAAACTCGCAGCAGAAGGTTTATTTGCTCAAACCAGCAAACAGCCTCTGCCTGAGCATCCAAAGTGCGTGGGTATTGTCACCTCGAAAACTGGCGCTGCGCTATTCGATATTCTTGATGTGTTAAAGCGTCGTGATCCTTCCCTACCCGTCATCATCTATCCAACTATGGTGCAAGGTGAAGAAGCGGCGATTCAAATTGCTCAAGCGATTGGCTGTGCCAATAGCCGTAACGAATGTGATGTGTTGATTGTCGGTCGTGGTGGTGGCTCCCTAGAAGATCTGTGGTGTTTCAACAATGAAATCTTGGCGCGTACCATTGCGGCAAGCCAGATCCCGATCATCAGTGCGGTCGGTCATGAAGTTGATGTCACCATTGCAGACTTTGTTGCTGACATGCGTGCGCCAACACCTTCTGCGGCCGCAGAGCTGGTTAGCCGTGATAACAGCCATAAAGCGCAAGGCTTAGCGACTCGTGAACAGAAACTGTTTACGGCGATGCGCTACTACTTTGCTGAGCAAAAACAGAGCCTGCGCCAACTAGAGCACAGATTAGACAGACAACATCCAAATCAGCAGTTGCAGCGTCAAAGCCAGCAGCTTGATGATTTAGATGCGCGCCTTCAGCGTGCGATGCAGCGCTTTATTGCTCAGCATCAGCAGAAAATCGAGCGCCAGCTGCACCGTATTCAACTCCATTCGCCAACCAAACGCCTCAGTGCACAGCAGGCAACTCTTGCTCGCCTTGAGCAAAAGCTATTCGATGCGATGGACAGAAAGCTACTTAAATCTCGCCATCAACTGGCACTTGCGGCTGAAAAGCTCGATACAGTAAGTCCATTGGCGACACTCAAACGCGGTTACTCGATCACTCAAACTGAGCAAGGCGATGTGGTTCACTCTGCGCAAGACGTAAAAACGGGCGATACCCTGATCACCCGCTTAGCTGATGGCGAACTACGTTCAACCGTCAATTAA
- the guaB gene encoding IMP dehydrogenase encodes MLRIAKEALTFDDVLLVPAHSTVLPNTADLRTQLTKNITLNIPMISASMDTVTEARLAIALAQEGGIGFIHKNMSIEQQAAEVRAVKKYESGVVTDPVTVSPDATIADVVALTEKHGFAGFPVVTESNELVGIITGRDVRFVTDLSKKVSAVMTPKERLASVKEGAERAEVQEKMHEARVEKVLVVNDDFQLTGMITAKDFHKAETKPNACKDAQGRLRVGAAVGAGAGNEERVQALVEAGVDVLLIDSSHGHSEGVLNRIRETRAAHPNLDIIGGNVATGAGARALIEAGVSAVKVGIGPGSICTTRIVTGVGVPQITAIADAAEVANEFGIPVIADGGIRFSGDICKAIVAGASCVMVGSMFAGTEEAPGEVILYNGRSYKAYRGMGSLGAMSQGSSDRYFQSDNAADKLVPEGIEGRIAYKGLLKEIVHQQMGGLRSSMGLTGSATIEDMRTKAEFVRISGAGMAESHVHDVQITKEAPNYRRG; translated from the coding sequence ATGCTAAGAATTGCCAAAGAAGCGCTGACATTCGATGACGTACTACTCGTGCCAGCTCACTCCACTGTTCTCCCAAACACTGCTGATCTTCGCACTCAGCTAACTAAGAACATCACCCTAAACATCCCTATGATTTCGGCGTCTATGGACACCGTTACTGAAGCTCGTCTAGCAATCGCGCTAGCGCAAGAGGGTGGCATTGGCTTTATCCACAAAAACATGTCAATTGAGCAGCAAGCTGCGGAAGTTCGTGCGGTTAAAAAGTACGAATCAGGTGTGGTTACCGATCCGGTAACTGTAAGCCCTGACGCAACGATTGCTGATGTTGTTGCTTTAACTGAAAAGCACGGTTTTGCTGGTTTCCCAGTAGTAACTGAAAGCAACGAGCTAGTGGGTATTATCACTGGTCGTGACGTTCGTTTTGTAACTGACCTATCTAAGAAAGTATCAGCAGTAATGACGCCGAAAGAGCGCCTAGCTTCTGTTAAAGAAGGTGCAGAGCGTGCTGAAGTGCAAGAGAAAATGCACGAAGCGCGTGTTGAGAAAGTGCTGGTTGTGAACGATGACTTCCAACTAACCGGTATGATCACCGCGAAAGACTTCCATAAAGCGGAAACTAAACCAAACGCATGTAAAGATGCGCAAGGTCGTCTACGTGTTGGTGCAGCAGTTGGTGCTGGCGCTGGTAACGAAGAGCGTGTTCAAGCGCTAGTTGAAGCGGGCGTTGACGTACTACTTATCGACTCTTCACACGGTCACTCTGAAGGTGTTCTAAACCGTATTCGCGAAACTCGCGCTGCGCATCCAAACCTAGACATCATCGGCGGTAACGTAGCAACAGGTGCGGGTGCTCGTGCTCTGATTGAAGCGGGTGTAAGCGCAGTTAAAGTGGGTATCGGTCCTGGCTCTATCTGTACAACTCGTATCGTTACAGGCGTAGGTGTTCCACAAATCACAGCTATCGCAGATGCGGCAGAAGTAGCGAATGAATTCGGTATCCCAGTTATTGCTGACGGCGGTATCCGTTTCTCTGGCGACATCTGTAAAGCAATCGTAGCGGGTGCATCATGTGTAATGGTTGGCTCTATGTTTGCTGGTACTGAAGAAGCACCAGGTGAAGTGATTCTTTACAACGGTCGTTCTTACAAAGCTTACCGTGGTATGGGTTCACTAGGTGCAATGTCACAAGGTTCATCTGACCGTTACTTCCAGTCTGACAACGCAGCAGACAAGCTAGTACCAGAAGGTATTGAAGGTCGTATCGCATACAAAGGTCTACTTAAAGAGATCGTTCACCAACAAATGGGTGGTCTACGTTCAAGCATGGGTCTTACTGGCTCAGCAACGATCGAAGACATGCGTACTAAAGCTGAATTTGTTCGCATCTCAGGTGCGGGCATGGCTGAATCGCACGTACACGACGTTCAAATTACTAAGGAAGCACCAAACTACCGTCGCGGTTAA